A DNA window from Thiopseudomonas alkaliphila contains the following coding sequences:
- a CDS encoding NAD-dependent epimerase/dehydratase family protein, which yields MTTNASSTSAYAQLQVALKQAPKTWLVTGVAGFIGSNLLETLLKLDQTVVGLDNFATGHQHNLDEVQGLVSAEQWARFSFIEGDIRNLADCQQACAGVDYVLHQAALGSVPRSINDPILTNSANITGFLNVLVAARDAKVQSFTYAASSSTYGDHPALPKLEANIGNPLSPYAVTKYVNELYADVFARTYGFNCIGLRYFNVFGQRQDPNGAYAAVIPKWTAAMIQGEPVLINGDGETSRDFCFIENTVQANLLAATTDNPAAKNQVYNVAVGDRTTLNDLFNAIQSALTENGVNYAKQAVYRDFRPGDVRHSQADVNKAETLLGYAPEYRIMEGIAKAMPWYVRFLK from the coding sequence ATGACAACTAACGCTTCATCTACTAGCGCTTATGCCCAGTTACAGGTGGCTCTTAAGCAGGCACCTAAAACCTGGTTGGTCACTGGGGTAGCGGGTTTTATAGGTTCTAATCTATTAGAAACCTTGCTTAAGCTTGATCAAACGGTGGTTGGTTTAGATAACTTTGCTACCGGGCATCAGCATAATTTAGATGAGGTGCAGGGCTTAGTCTCGGCCGAGCAGTGGGCGCGTTTTTCTTTTATTGAAGGGGATATTCGTAATCTTGCTGATTGCCAGCAGGCCTGCGCTGGGGTGGATTATGTGTTGCATCAAGCAGCATTGGGGTCGGTGCCGCGTTCAATTAATGATCCTATTTTGACTAACAGCGCCAATATCACAGGATTTTTAAATGTGTTGGTGGCGGCGCGCGATGCCAAGGTGCAAAGCTTTACCTATGCTGCCAGTAGTTCAACCTATGGCGATCATCCGGCGTTGCCTAAGCTAGAAGCCAATATTGGTAATCCGTTATCGCCTTATGCAGTAACTAAGTATGTAAATGAGCTGTATGCCGATGTGTTTGCTCGCACTTATGGCTTTAATTGCATTGGGCTGCGTTATTTTAATGTGTTTGGCCAACGGCAAGATCCTAATGGTGCTTATGCGGCGGTGATTCCGAAGTGGACGGCGGCGATGATTCAGGGCGAGCCAGTGCTGATTAATGGTGATGGCGAAACCAGCCGTGATTTTTGTTTTATTGAAAATACAGTGCAGGCTAATTTATTAGCGGCAACTACGGATAATCCTGCAGCTAAAAATCAGGTGTATAACGTGGCGGTGGGTGATCGTACTACGCTGAATGATTTATTTAACGCCATACAAAGTGCACTAACAGAAAACGGCGTGAACTATGCAAAACAGGCGGTTTACCGCGATTTTAGGCCAGGCGATGTGCGCCACAGCCAAGCCGATGTGAACAAGGCAGAAACGCTTTTAGGCTACGCGCCGGAATACCGAATTATGGAAGGGATTGCGAAGGCGATGCCTTGGTATGTGCGGTTTTTGAAATGA
- a CDS encoding flippase, which translates to MRSQLDALLARFKKSKDGKVLASNFGYLMLLQIAGYVFPLITIPYLARVIGVDGFGKIAFAAAVMVWFQTVSDWGFNYTATRDVARNRDNLEKVSEIFSNVFWARIFLAVVSFALLYLLIATVPYFNENKDILLVTFLLVPGHILFPDWFFQAMERMKFITFFSLLTKALFTVLVFVFVTEKEHYIIPPLLTSLGFLLSGAGAMYLILGKWGVKLKRPQFKAMLATIKGSTDVFINNIMPNLYNSFSVVLLGFMGGSVANGLLDAGSKFINIAQQFMNIISRVFFPFLSRKIDQHHLYARGSLALAAIGSLVLFMSAPLVIKLFFTEEFYESILVMQIMSASLIFLALSTVYGTNYLILKGKEKELRNITFICSVLGFAAAFPLIYFFGFLGTAINIVLTRAVLGLSIRHAAINFMRLQP; encoded by the coding sequence ATGAGAAGCCAGTTAGACGCGCTATTAGCACGCTTCAAAAAAAGCAAAGATGGCAAAGTGCTCGCCAGCAACTTTGGCTATTTAATGCTGCTGCAAATAGCAGGATATGTATTCCCACTAATTACTATTCCTTACCTAGCAAGGGTAATTGGCGTAGACGGTTTCGGAAAAATTGCGTTTGCGGCTGCAGTGATGGTGTGGTTTCAAACCGTTTCGGATTGGGGCTTTAACTACACCGCCACCCGAGATGTGGCGCGAAATAGGGATAACTTAGAAAAAGTATCTGAAATTTTCTCAAACGTATTTTGGGCAAGAATATTTCTTGCGGTGGTCTCTTTTGCTTTGCTTTACCTGTTGATTGCCACGGTGCCTTACTTCAACGAAAACAAAGATATTTTGCTCGTAACCTTCTTGCTTGTGCCAGGCCACATTCTGTTTCCAGATTGGTTCTTCCAAGCGATGGAGCGCATGAAATTCATTACTTTCTTCAGCCTGCTAACCAAAGCATTGTTTACCGTGCTAGTTTTTGTATTTGTGACGGAGAAAGAGCACTACATTATCCCGCCTTTACTAACCTCGCTTGGCTTTTTGTTGAGCGGCGCTGGAGCGATGTACTTAATTTTGGGAAAGTGGGGGGTAAAGCTAAAGCGCCCACAATTTAAAGCCATGTTAGCCACCATCAAAGGCAGTACCGATGTGTTTATTAATAATATCATGCCCAACCTGTATAACAGCTTTTCAGTAGTACTGTTAGGCTTCATGGGTGGCAGCGTAGCTAATGGTTTATTAGATGCTGGTAGCAAGTTCATCAATATTGCCCAGCAATTTATGAATATAATATCTCGGGTGTTTTTTCCGTTTTTGTCTAGAAAAATAGACCAACACCATTTATATGCAAGAGGTAGCTTAGCTTTGGCGGCTATAGGGAGCCTAGTTCTTTTCATGTCGGCACCCTTAGTTATAAAGCTATTTTTTACCGAAGAGTTTTATGAATCTATTTTGGTGATGCAAATAATGTCTGCATCACTCATCTTCCTGGCATTAAGCACAGTGTACGGCACAAACTATCTTATTTTAAAAGGAAAAGAAAAAGAGCTAAGAAACATTACTTTTATATGCTCCGTTTTGGGCTTTGCGGCCGCCTTTCCTTTAATCTACTTCTTTGGCTTTTTAGGCACAGCCATCAACATTGTTCTAACAAGGGCTGTACTAGGATTAAGCATTCGACATGCGGCAATTAACTTTATGAGATTACAACCATGA
- a CDS encoding ATP-grasp domain-containing protein — MKLAIHHRPGSFSDRWIAYCEKKGIDYKIVDAFDSDIIQQVSDCDAFMWHHHHEQFKDVLTAKRILFALEHAGVKVFPDFKTGWHFDDKVAQKYLLEAIGAPLVPSYVFYDKQEALDWASTTSYPKVFKLKGGSGSANVKLVKTQEECNKLIQRAFGRGFSQFDRFAGLKERIRKFKEGKAGFIDILKGIGRLFITTEFAKQQAPEKGYVYFQEFMPNNDSDIRVIIIDGKAFAVKRLVRENDFRASGSGNVVFEPAEIDERCIQIAFEVNKKIGAQSIGFDFVFDEANEPKLVEFCYGFSVEFYDPCPGYWDVELNWHEGKFNPQEWMVEDLINSFSVKN, encoded by the coding sequence ATGAAACTCGCCATCCACCACCGCCCAGGTAGTTTTTCAGACCGCTGGATTGCTTACTGTGAAAAGAAAGGCATTGATTACAAAATCGTAGATGCCTTTGATAGCGACATTATCCAGCAAGTTAGCGATTGCGATGCCTTTATGTGGCACCATCACCATGAACAATTTAAAGATGTGCTAACCGCCAAGCGCATTTTATTTGCCCTCGAACATGCTGGTGTAAAAGTGTTTCCTGATTTCAAAACGGGTTGGCACTTTGATGACAAGGTTGCGCAAAAGTATTTGCTAGAAGCAATAGGAGCTCCTTTAGTGCCTAGTTATGTGTTTTACGATAAGCAGGAAGCGTTAGACTGGGCAAGCACAACCAGTTACCCAAAGGTGTTTAAGCTTAAGGGCGGGTCGGGCTCAGCAAACGTTAAGTTGGTGAAAACACAAGAAGAATGCAACAAGCTTATTCAGCGTGCATTTGGGCGTGGTTTTTCGCAATTTGATCGTTTCGCAGGGCTCAAGGAAAGAATAAGAAAGTTCAAAGAAGGCAAAGCAGGCTTTATCGATATTTTAAAAGGGATTGGACGACTGTTTATTACTACTGAATTTGCTAAACAGCAAGCACCTGAAAAGGGCTATGTGTATTTTCAAGAGTTTATGCCGAATAACGATAGTGATATACGTGTGATAATAATTGATGGCAAAGCGTTCGCTGTAAAACGCCTAGTTAGAGAAAACGATTTCAGAGCTTCTGGTAGCGGTAATGTTGTTTTTGAACCTGCTGAGATTGATGAGCGCTGCATACAAATTGCTTTTGAAGTGAACAAAAAAATAGGTGCACAATCTATAGGCTTTGATTTTGTATTTGATGAAGCTAACGAGCCTAAGCTTGTTGAGTTTTGCTATGGATTTTCAGTTGAGTTTTATGATCCATGTCCAGGTTATTGGGATGTAGAATTAAACTGGCACGAAGGTAAGTTTAATCCGCAAGAGTGGATGGTTGAAGATTTGATAAATTCATTTAGTGTAAAAAATTGA
- a CDS encoding oligosaccharide repeat unit polymerase: MILISYVFTFLVFAVSVYMAFAFNNKKQLGYISLASWFFLAIGMAHGLGAFYIFSYLDSGGSFNNSYIVYNNSNYWWIHSFLTLCLIFSFVFGWKLKIGRASSYVRLANRTYNLSVKQIFYFAIFIMILSFALRYLYVSAFGGFAKYLEYNRQIRSGLFEINNKFSFLQPFGALSYFASYMFFSLILRRYRVFSVSILFFISLIFSLYLSYSYAGRVGFLIFLGVFVITFLYGKKINLNFLLMMVLVSVPLSLFFIFSLSNVFNIKGGDSLSYFIIKEIGHLFSGFYIQLNEGYLYRGFLDFLMAPMHLLPSSWTSGIYETASQANTRLLQGAIKGEDGVTGGIPVDILTLGIMQFNVFGVVFVGMLFGWFLKRLDYFLSLIKVIELRNVFLVYASLRISFMGALYAQPPHLMNGLFVLIFMFFVLYFFNVLSRVAYR; encoded by the coding sequence ATGATTTTGATTAGCTATGTTTTCACTTTTTTAGTCTTTGCTGTTTCGGTATACATGGCTTTTGCCTTTAATAATAAAAAGCAATTAGGCTACATATCCCTAGCATCATGGTTTTTTTTGGCAATTGGAATGGCTCATGGATTAGGGGCTTTTTATATCTTTAGCTACTTAGATAGTGGTGGATCCTTTAATAATTCATATATTGTTTATAATAACTCAAATTATTGGTGGATTCATAGTTTTTTGACTCTTTGCTTAATTTTTTCTTTTGTATTTGGGTGGAAGTTAAAAATAGGAAGAGCCTCTTCGTATGTCAGATTAGCAAATAGAACGTATAATTTAAGTGTTAAGCAAATATTTTATTTTGCTATCTTTATCATGATATTGTCCTTCGCACTAAGATATTTATATGTAAGTGCTTTTGGTGGGTTCGCTAAATATTTGGAGTACAATAGGCAAATTAGATCTGGTTTGTTTGAAATAAATAATAAGTTCTCTTTTTTACAACCATTTGGTGCACTATCTTACTTTGCTTCATATATGTTCTTTTCTTTAATTCTGAGGAGGTATAGAGTCTTTTCTGTAAGTATATTGTTTTTTATTTCTCTTATTTTTTCTTTATATTTATCCTATAGTTATGCTGGGAGAGTTGGTTTTTTAATTTTTTTAGGCGTTTTTGTTATAACGTTTCTATATGGTAAAAAGATAAATTTAAACTTTTTGCTAATGATGGTTTTAGTTTCTGTACCGTTGTCTTTATTTTTTATTTTTAGCCTTAGTAATGTTTTTAATATAAAAGGCGGTGATTCTTTAAGTTATTTTATAATAAAAGAGATAGGTCATTTGTTTAGTGGCTTTTATATTCAACTTAATGAAGGTTATTTATACAGAGGTTTTTTAGATTTTTTGATGGCTCCTATGCATTTGCTGCCTTCTTCTTGGACATCTGGAATTTATGAAACAGCTAGTCAAGCTAATACTCGATTACTTCAGGGTGCTATTAAGGGAGAAGATGGTGTAACAGGCGGTATTCCTGTTGATATATTAACTTTAGGTATAATGCAATTTAATGTATTTGGGGTTGTTTTCGTTGGTATGTTATTTGGCTGGTTTTTAAAACGTTTAGATTATTTTTTATCATTGATTAAAGTTATCGAGCTCAGGAATGTTTTTTTGGTATATGCCTCCCTGAGAATTTCTTTTATGGGTGCGCTTTATGCTCAACCACCTCATTTGATGAATGGTCTATTTGTTCTTATTTTTATGTTTTTTGTTCTTTATTTTTTTAATGTATTAAGCAGGGTTGCATATAGGTGA
- a CDS encoding glycosyltransferase, producing MKKTTFFVSTISNGGAEAVCVNIANGLAERGWQVDLLVLHTKDKSYIDRLSPKVNLVDLNAGRARYAAPALLWYILKNKPKQLVIFKYELIDLVVILKKLFRLRLKLIGRNISIFSEASQKKISLFTKVKSLLVGGHPIEQLDCIVNQSYEMQKDLLSVFPALKEKSTVIHNPVASHIEHFANENKPRLNQEPRDYILCVGRLAEVKAFHHAISAFALLPEKHPTLRLKFVGQGPLEENLKKQAEELGLKGRVDFEGFQTDVIPYYRNAAVTLLTSNYEGFPNVLIESIVLGTPVVSFDCPSGPREILDYGKYGKLVPPVNIEGLATAIEDVLLNPNQFSLAERAGFFSFDKAINKYEHVLERFN from the coding sequence GTGAAAAAAACTACTTTTTTCGTTAGCACCATCTCCAACGGCGGAGCCGAGGCCGTTTGCGTAAACATCGCCAATGGCTTAGCTGAACGTGGCTGGCAGGTGGACTTGCTTGTGCTACATACTAAGGATAAAAGCTATATTGACCGCCTAAGCCCAAAAGTAAACCTTGTGGATTTAAACGCCGGGCGTGCTCGTTATGCGGCTCCTGCTTTGCTTTGGTACATTCTTAAAAACAAACCAAAGCAATTAGTAATTTTTAAATATGAGCTAATTGATTTGGTTGTGATATTAAAAAAGCTATTTAGGTTGCGGCTAAAACTAATTGGCCGAAATATCAGTATATTTAGCGAAGCCAGCCAAAAGAAAATTTCGTTGTTCACAAAAGTAAAGTCTTTGCTTGTAGGTGGCCATCCGATAGAACAGCTTGATTGCATAGTTAACCAATCTTACGAAATGCAAAAGGATTTATTGTCTGTTTTTCCTGCTTTAAAAGAAAAAAGCACTGTGATTCACAACCCAGTGGCTTCTCATATTGAACACTTCGCCAATGAAAACAAGCCGCGCTTAAATCAAGAACCACGTGATTATATTTTGTGTGTTGGGCGGTTGGCCGAAGTAAAGGCTTTTCATCACGCCATTAGTGCGTTTGCACTGCTCCCTGAAAAGCACCCAACATTACGCCTAAAGTTTGTTGGCCAAGGCCCCCTAGAAGAGAATTTAAAAAAACAAGCTGAAGAGTTGGGGCTGAAAGGCAGAGTGGATTTTGAAGGCTTTCAAACCGATGTTATCCCTTACTACCGCAATGCGGCAGTTACGCTATTAACCTCAAATTATGAAGGTTTCCCCAATGTTTTGATTGAATCCATTGTGCTAGGCACACCCGTAGTGAGTTTTGATTGCCCCAGCGGCCCACGGGAAATTTTGGATTACGGCAAGTATGGCAAACTTGTGCCCCCTGTAAATATAGAGGGTTTAGCCACTGCAATTGAAGATGTTCTATTAAACCCAAACCAGTTTAGTTTGGCTGAACGGGCAGGATTTTTTAGCTTTGATAAAGCCATCAATAAATATGAACACGTTTTGGAAAGATTTAATTAA
- a CDS encoding glycosyltransferase family 4 protein, which yields MQITHIITGLNNGGAEAVLYRLVTNDTHHKHVVVSLMGMGKYGPLLEEKGIEVVCLNMPQGRLTMGGVLTLWKTLRKHKANVVQTWMYHADFIGGLVAKLAGIKNVFWNIRNTDLVPGESSKATIVIARLCAKISAIVPTKIVCCAERAAQVHAELGYKKEKMVVIGNGYELSHFRVNEALGAETRQTLGIEADMPLLGKVGRFNAQKDHKNLLQALTILKNKDVDFRALLIGPNMDEHNAELMGWIEQNQLQDNLLLLSQRTDIPALMNAMDVHILSSSFGEAFPNVVAEAMACGTPCVATDVGDAGLIVGDTGWVVPLRNAEDLADAIEQALLEKQNNPETWQQRKLACRQRIEENFSIGTMIEKYHAVWGDKECR from the coding sequence ATGCAGATAACTCACATCATCACTGGCCTTAACAACGGCGGCGCCGAAGCCGTGCTTTATCGGTTAGTAACTAACGACACCCACCATAAGCACGTGGTTGTTTCGCTAATGGGTATGGGCAAATACGGCCCATTACTTGAAGAAAAAGGCATAGAGGTGGTCTGCCTTAACATGCCTCAAGGCAGGCTTACAATGGGTGGTGTGTTAACACTCTGGAAAACCTTGCGAAAGCATAAGGCAAATGTGGTGCAAACCTGGATGTACCATGCCGATTTTATTGGTGGTTTGGTTGCTAAGCTTGCTGGCATCAAAAATGTATTTTGGAATATTCGCAATACTGATTTGGTACCTGGCGAATCAAGCAAGGCCACTATTGTCATAGCACGCCTGTGTGCAAAAATTTCAGCTATTGTGCCCACAAAAATAGTCTGCTGCGCCGAGCGTGCAGCGCAGGTGCATGCCGAGTTAGGCTACAAAAAAGAAAAGATGGTAGTCATTGGTAATGGTTATGAGCTGTCTCACTTCCGAGTAAATGAAGCCTTAGGCGCTGAAACACGACAAACATTAGGTATAGAGGCTGATATGCCACTGCTAGGTAAGGTGGGGCGATTTAATGCACAAAAAGATCATAAGAATTTACTGCAAGCTCTCACCATATTAAAAAATAAAGACGTGGATTTTCGCGCTTTGTTGATTGGCCCGAATATGGATGAGCACAATGCTGAACTCATGGGCTGGATAGAGCAAAACCAGTTGCAAGATAACCTGCTTTTACTGAGCCAACGTACCGATATACCCGCTTTGATGAATGCTATGGATGTACATATTTTATCAAGTTCCTTTGGTGAGGCTTTTCCTAATGTGGTTGCTGAGGCAATGGCCTGTGGCACCCCATGTGTTGCAACGGATGTAGGCGATGCGGGGTTGATTGTGGGCGATACCGGCTGGGTTGTACCGCTGCGCAATGCAGAAGACCTGGCCGATGCAATTGAACAAGCTTTGTTAGAAAAGCAGAACAACCCAGAGACTTGGCAGCAGCGTAAGCTAGCTTGCCGCCAGCGCATAGAAGAAAACTTTAGTATTGGAACTATGATCGAAAAGTATCATGCGGTTTGGGGAGACAAAGAATGCAGGTAA
- a CDS encoding glycosyltransferase family 4 protein codes for MQVKIIIIGTVSSSIFGFRYHLLKELKNRNCKVIFYLSDVDEEVVQRAKDELAVECRTYPLSRSSTNPFHDLQTLKFLYKEFQKEQPDAVFSFFSKPVIWGTLAAWLAKVPRRIAMLEGLGYSFTNQPTGFSKKQKLIQFVQVFLYRIALPRTTNLIFLNPDDPKDLLEKHSIKAQKLSLLGGIGVDLERFSAYENLNMPEGALRFLFIGRLLAEKGINEYVEAAALVKNKYPNATFTVLGKIDEENPGGLKPKELEVLKSKGVIEYPGHVSNVDEWLRQHDVYVLPSYREGVPASTQEAMACGKAIITTNVPGCRETVVEGLNGLFVPPWDAQKLADKMVWMIENPRRVQEMGIESRKLAEERFDAVKQSNQLADWILM; via the coding sequence ATGCAGGTAAAAATTATTATCATCGGCACCGTGTCCTCTTCCATTTTTGGCTTCAGGTACCACCTTTTAAAAGAGCTTAAGAATAGAAACTGCAAAGTAATTTTTTATTTAAGCGATGTTGATGAAGAGGTTGTGCAAAGAGCAAAAGATGAATTAGCCGTTGAGTGCCGAACCTACCCGCTTTCACGCTCCAGCACTAATCCTTTTCATGACTTACAAACTTTGAAGTTCCTCTATAAAGAGTTTCAAAAAGAGCAGCCCGATGCTGTATTTTCTTTTTTTAGTAAGCCGGTTATTTGGGGCACCTTGGCGGCATGGCTTGCAAAAGTACCACGCCGCATTGCTATGCTTGAGGGATTAGGATATAGCTTTACTAACCAACCAACTGGCTTTTCAAAAAAACAAAAATTAATTCAATTTGTACAGGTTTTTTTATACCGAATAGCCTTGCCAAGAACTACAAATTTGATATTTCTTAATCCCGATGATCCTAAAGACTTATTAGAAAAGCACTCAATAAAAGCACAAAAATTAAGTTTGCTTGGTGGTATAGGTGTTGATCTAGAAAGGTTTTCAGCTTATGAAAACCTAAATATGCCAGAAGGTGCTTTGCGCTTTCTCTTCATTGGCCGTTTATTAGCCGAAAAGGGAATTAATGAATACGTTGAGGCAGCAGCATTAGTAAAAAACAAATACCCTAATGCAACTTTTACCGTGCTTGGAAAAATTGATGAGGAAAACCCAGGTGGTTTGAAACCCAAGGAGCTTGAAGTGCTTAAAAGTAAAGGAGTTATCGAGTATCCAGGCCATGTAAGCAACGTTGATGAGTGGCTTCGCCAACATGATGTCTATGTCCTGCCTTCTTATCGTGAAGGAGTGCCTGCTAGTACACAGGAGGCTATGGCTTGTGGCAAAGCTATTATTACAACCAATGTTCCTGGCTGTCGAGAAACAGTGGTCGAAGGTTTGAACGGATTGTTTGTGCCACCTTGGGATGCGCAAAAACTTGCTGACAAAATGGTTTGGATGATTGAAAACCCTAGGCGTGTGCAAGAAATGGGGATTGAAAGTAGGAAATTAGCTGAAGAACGCTTTGATGCCGTAAAGCAAAGCAATCAACTAGCTGATTGGATTTTGATGTAG
- a CDS encoding glycosyltransferase → MGRAIITTDAPGCRGTVVHGENGFLVPVKDAAALANAMVKFIEQPELIATMGKRSREIAEQKYYVGIVNKQMLDGMGL, encoded by the coding sequence ATGGGCCGCGCCATCATCACCACCGATGCCCCCGGTTGCCGCGGAACCGTGGTGCACGGCGAAAACGGCTTTTTAGTGCCGGTTAAAGATGCAGCCGCACTGGCTAACGCCATGGTCAAGTTCATTGAGCAGCCAGAGCTTATCGCCACCATGGGCAAGCGCTCACGTGAGATTGCCGAGCAGAAATACTATGTGGGAATAGTGAACAAGCAGATGCTTGATGGCATGGGCTTGTAG
- a CDS encoding NAD-dependent epimerase, with translation MLSESKLKYLVTGAAGFIGMYTAKRLLEQGHKVIGLDNLNDYYEPELKQHRLAQLLPFKNFTFVELDLANREGMAALFKAEQFDRVIHLAAQAGVRYSIESPFAYVDSNLVGMMTILEGCRHNKVQHLVYASSSSVYGMNDKIPFSEEDQVDNPVSLYAATKKSNELMAHSYSKLYQIPVTGLRFFTVYGPAGRPDMAPWLFTEAILQDKPIKVFNHGKMMRDFTYIDDIVEGIIRIQNVVPASTVPYELFNIGNNQPIELMRFINAIESACGRVAQKIYLDMQPGDVPRTYADTSRLESTVGYKPAMEIEQGIAEFVCWYKTYKGLK, from the coding sequence ATGTTAAGCGAATCAAAGCTAAAGTATCTGGTAACTGGCGCTGCTGGTTTTATCGGCATGTACACCGCCAAGCGTTTACTAGAGCAAGGCCATAAGGTCATCGGCTTAGACAACCTAAACGATTACTACGAGCCAGAACTTAAACAGCATCGTCTTGCTCAGTTGTTGCCTTTTAAAAACTTTACTTTTGTTGAGTTAGATTTAGCTAACCGTGAAGGTATGGCTGCATTATTTAAAGCTGAACAGTTTGATCGTGTGATTCACCTCGCAGCCCAAGCCGGCGTGCGCTATTCCATTGAGAGCCCTTTTGCCTATGTTGACAGCAACTTGGTGGGCATGATGACCATTCTGGAAGGATGTCGTCACAATAAGGTACAGCACTTGGTCTATGCTTCGTCCAGCTCAGTGTATGGCATGAATGATAAAATCCCTTTTAGTGAAGAAGACCAAGTCGATAACCCCGTCTCGCTGTACGCAGCCACTAAAAAATCCAATGAATTAATGGCTCATAGCTATTCCAAACTTTATCAAATACCCGTAACAGGGCTGCGCTTTTTTACTGTGTACGGCCCAGCCGGGCGGCCTGATATGGCACCTTGGTTATTTACCGAAGCCATTTTGCAAGATAAACCCATTAAAGTATTTAACCACGGCAAAATGATGCGCGACTTCACTTACATTGACGACATTGTTGAAGGCATAATACGTATTCAAAATGTTGTACCTGCAAGTACTGTTCCTTATGAGTTATTTAATATTGGTAACAATCAGCCTATTGAGCTTATGCGTTTTATTAATGCTATAGAAAGTGCATGTGGTCGAGTTGCGCAAAAGATATATTTAGATATGCAGCCAGGCGATGTGCCTCGTACTTATGCTGATACTTCTAGGCTGGAATCTACAGTGGGTTATAAGCCAGCAATGGAAATTGAACAGGGCATTGCAGAGTTTGTATGCTGGTATAAAACATATAAAGGGTTGAAGTAA